In Parageobacillus sp. KH3-4, the genomic window AACCATCATGGATCCCCATATATGGGAAAGCATTTTTTCTTCCATCCATAACGCAGTCATTGTGGTAGATCGAAACGGGAAAATTTTATTAATCAATTCTCCTGCCAAAAAGCTTCTTCAAATAGAAAACGAAAATTGGGAAGGAAAAGATATACGGGATCTTATTCCAACTACCCAGCTTCCTCACGTCTTAGAGAACGGAACAAGTTCGATCGGGGTAAAAATGAACATCGCGGGACGCCAATGTCTCGTCAATCGAACTCCATTGCACCGAAACGGCGAACTAATTGGAGCGATCGGTGTCCTCCAAGATATATCGCAAATGGAACACTACCATTCTCTGTTTAAGCAAATGGAAACGATTATCGAATTTTCGACAGATGGCATTTACGTTGTCGACCAAAATGGCATTACGATCATGGTAAATTCCGCTTACGAAGCCATTACAGGATTCCGCCGAGAAGAACTTGTCGGAAATCATATGTATGATTTAGTAAAAAAAGGGTATTTTGACCAATCCGTCTCTCTTCTCGTTTTACAACAAAAAAAGCGAATTTCCATTTTGCAAAAAATCGGCGGAAAAAAAGATGTCATTGTCACCGGAAACCCTGTTTTCAACGAGCAGGGAGATATCGAAATGGTCGTGACCAGCGTTCGCGACATCTCTCAACTCATTCAAATGAAAGCGGAGCTAGAAAAAGCAAAAAGTTTCTCGGAAATGAGCCACCACCGCTATACGTTCTCCGTTGACGGTTCCAATGAGCAAATCGTATTTCGCAGCCCCTCGATGAAACGACTTTTTGAAAAAGTCCAACAAGTCGCTCCTTACCCTACTACCGTTTTACTAACCGGCCCATCTGGCGTCGGGAAAGAAGTCATCGCCAACTTGATTCATCATCTCAGCCCGCGAAAAGACAAGCCATTTATTAAAATAAACTGCGGGGCCATACCAGAAGCGT contains:
- a CDS encoding sigma 54-interacting transcriptional regulator; this encodes MKQTIMDPHIWESIFSSIHNAVIVVDRNGKILLINSPAKKLLQIENENWEGKDIRDLIPTTQLPHVLENGTSSIGVKMNIAGRQCLVNRTPLHRNGELIGAIGVLQDISQMEHYHSLFKQMETIIEFSTDGIYVVDQNGITIMVNSAYEAITGFRREELVGNHMYDLVKKGYFDQSVSLLVLQQKKRISILQKIGGKKDVIVTGNPVFNEQGDIEMVVTSVRDISQLIQMKAELEKAKSFSEMSHHRYTFSVDGSNEQIVFRSPSMKRLFEKVQQVAPYPTTVLLTGPSGVGKEVIANLIHHLSPRKDKPFIKINCGAIPEALLESELFGYEKGAFTGARQDGKIGLLELADKGTIMLDEIGEMPLSLQVKLLRVLQEKQVQRIGSHKTKKLDVRIIAATNRNLKELISQGKFREDLYYRLQVIEMYIPPLAERPEDIEPLLDYYFSFYCKLYRIDKHLSPKTKEILQRYHWPGNVRELKNLMENMVVSVPSQLIEPHDLPLHIYDQTAATSPLTLKERVEQFERRLIYEAIEKNTSLRKAAQQLGIDHSTLVKKLKKWEKSEKTLRRR